ACCGACCAAGGATTCGTAGCGTTGCGCATTACGCTGGAAAAAGCGGTTGAACGGACGGAATATCCAGCCAAACAGGCGGTTGATAATGCGCGCCGGCAAATCCGGCGGAGCGCCATGCGGTTTCAACAACGCAGCCGCCAGCGCGGGCGAGAGGGTCAGCGAGTTGATCGCTGAAATCACCGTGGCAATGGCGATGGTCATGGCAAACTGGCGGTAGAACTGCCCGGTAATGCCATCCAGAAAGGCCATCGGCACGAATACCGCACAGAGCACCAGACTGATGGCAACGATCGGCCCGCTGACCTCGCGCTTCGCCTGGTGCGCAGCCGCCAACGGTGCCAGCCCCTCCTCGATATTACGTTCGACGTTCTCCACCACCACGATGGCATCGTCCACCACGATACCAATCGCCAGCACCATGGCAAACAGGGTCAGGGTGTTGATCGAAAAGCCCATCAGCAGCAAGACGGCAAAGGTACCGACAATCGATACCGGTACCGCCAGCAGCGGAATCAGCGACGCGCGCCAGGTCTGCAGAAACAGAATTACCACCAGCACGACCAGCGCGACGGCCTCGAGCAAGGTCATGATCACGGCCTTGATTGAGGTGCTGACGAACACGGTCGGGTCGTAAGCTACTTCCCAGCTCAAGCCCTCGGGGAAATCGCCCTCCAGCTCGGCCATTTTTGCCCGTACCGCAGCGGACACATCCAGAGAGTTAGAGCCGGGTGCCTGGAAGATCGGCAGGGCCACGGCCTGGCGGTTATTCAACAGCGCGCGCAAGGAGTCCTGCGACGCAGCCAGCTCAACCCGCGCCACATCCTTGAGCAGTGTGACCTCACCCTGCTCGCCGGTTTGCAACACGATATTCTCGAATTCCTCGACCGTCTCCAGGCGGCCCTGGGCGTTGATCGAGATCAGCAGATCCGAGCCATCCGGCATCGGCGGCGCGCCGATCTGTCCGGCGGAGACCTGGATGTTCTGCTCGCGTACCGCAGCGCTGATGTCACCAGCGGTCACGCCCAGCGCCGCAGCACGCTGCGGATCGATCCACAGGCGCATGGCATAGTCGCCAGAACCGAACAGGCCGGCCTGGCCGACACCGGGAATGCGTGCCAGCTCGTCACGAATATGCAGTACCGCGTAATTGCGGATATAGGTGGCATCCAGGCTGTCGTCCGGTGAGGTCAGATGCACCGCCATCATCAGGTTGGGCGACTGCTTCTGGGTGGTGACGCCTAGCTGACGCACATCCTCCGGTAGCCGCGGCAACGCCTGGGATACCCGGTTCTGCACCTGCACCTGGGCCTGATCCGGGTCGGTACCCAGGGCAAAGGTCACGGTCAGCGCCAGGCTGCCATCACTGCCGGCCACCGATTTCATGTAGATCATGTCCTCGACGCCGTTAATGGCTTCTTCCAGCGGCGTGGCCACGGTCTCGGATATGGTCTTGGGGTTGGCGCCCGGATAGCTGGCGCTGACCAATACGCTGGGCGGCACCACTTCGGGGTACTCGCTGACCGGCAGCAGCGGAATGCTGATCAGCCCGACAACGAAGATGATGATCGACAGCACCGAGGCAAAGATCGGCCTGTCTACGAAGAAACGCGAAAAATTCACGGCAACAGCCTCCCGGAACGCGTCCAGAAGGCGCGCCCGTATCAGTCAAATAAAGAAGAAGGTTAAATGGAGCGCTACTGCCTCACGGCGCTGTCGCGACTACTATGGGTGCCTCGCCACGGCGCATATCTACCAGCTGCGGAACCACTTCAATGCCGGGGAATGCGATCTTCTGCAACCCGTTGACCACCACGCGCTCGCCAGCGGCCAGCCCTTCGGTGATCACCAGCAGTCCATCAACCCGGCGGCCGGTTTCAACAATGCGGCGCTCGGCGCGATTGTCGGCATCCAGCACATACAGGTAGCGGCGATCCTGATCGGTCATCACCGCTTTCTGATCCACCAGCAATGCGGCACTGGCCGAGGCCACCGGCATTTCTACCCGGGCAAACTGCCCCGGGCGCAGAGCGCCGTCCGGATTGGCTACCTGCGCGCGGTACTGCAGGGTGCCGGTGCGGCTGTTGTACTGGTTATCAACAAAGTCCAGCTGGCCTTCAAACGGAAAGTCCTGCCCGCCTGGCAGCCCGATGCGTACTGGCACGGCCTGACCGTGGGGGTTGTCCTGGGCGGTCTGCTGATCACTCTCGAAATAGACATAGAGCGGGTCGACCGATACCAACGTGGACAATAGCGTGGCATCTGCGCTGGCCAGATTGCCGCGAGTCACCTGGGCACGGCCGATACGACCGCTGACCGGCGCCTTGACCTGGGTATATTCCAGATCCAGTTGCGCGCTTTGCAAGGACGCCGCAGCTGCATTGACTGCCGCCTGGGCCATGGTCTTCGCCGCGTTGCGCTGCTCGAACTCCTCACGGGAGATCGCTCGGCGCTCCCACAATTGCGCGGATCGCGCAGCCTCGCTGCTGGCCAGCGTCAACTGGCTGCGCATGCGCGCCAGTTCGGCCTGGGCCAGTTGCTCACGGGCTTTATAGGGCCGCGGGTCGATAACAAAGAGCACGTCGCCCTCGCTGACCAGTTCGCCCTCTTCAAAACCGACCTTATCTATATAGCCGCTGACGCGCGGCCGCAGTTCCACCGTTTGCGGTGCCTCAACGCGGCCGCTGAAGGCTCCCCACAGGGTTACAGGTTCAGCACGAACTTCGGCGACCTCAACCTCTGGCGGTGGGGGTGCAGCGGTGTTGTCCTGGCCTTGAGCATCGCAGCCGGCCATAACGGCCAGCAGCAGGGCGCCAAGCAGCGTCACTTTGGCGTCCTTGAAGGTGATTGCTTGCATGTGGTTCTCACTTCCCATCGGGGTCACTGATCTTGATCGTTTACAGAA
This genomic stretch from Halopseudomonas pelagia harbors:
- a CDS encoding efflux RND transporter permease subunit gives rise to the protein MNFSRFFVDRPIFASVLSIIIFVVGLISIPLLPVSEYPEVVPPSVLVSASYPGANPKTISETVATPLEEAINGVEDMIYMKSVAGSDGSLALTVTFALGTDPDQAQVQVQNRVSQALPRLPEDVRQLGVTTQKQSPNLMMAVHLTSPDDSLDATYIRNYAVLHIRDELARIPGVGQAGLFGSGDYAMRLWIDPQRAAALGVTAGDISAAVREQNIQVSAGQIGAPPMPDGSDLLISINAQGRLETVEEFENIVLQTGEQGEVTLLKDVARVELAASQDSLRALLNNRQAVALPIFQAPGSNSLDVSAAVRAKMAELEGDFPEGLSWEVAYDPTVFVSTSIKAVIMTLLEAVALVVLVVILFLQTWRASLIPLLAVPVSIVGTFAVLLLMGFSINTLTLFAMVLAIGIVVDDAIVVVENVERNIEEGLAPLAAAHQAKREVSGPIVAISLVLCAVFVPMAFLDGITGQFYRQFAMTIAIATVISAINSLTLSPALAAALLKPHGAPPDLPARIINRLFGWIFRPFNRFFQRNAQRYESLVGRSLSKRGLVFGVYLLLLGGTALMFTQVPGGFIPIQDKTYLIGSIRLPEGASLDRTEAVARRVSELALETEGVSDALAFVGFNALQGTNTPNVGTVFMVFDDFEVRDRTAQAISDDINAQLGGINEGFAITFMPPPVFGLGAGSGYSLYVQDRRGAGYGELQNATNELALALSETPGMFYPFSSYQANVPQLDADVDRMQAKAQGVQLDDLFGSLQLYFGSQYINDFNLFGRTYRVMAQADAQFRDNPSDIDHLYTRNANNEMVPLNTMVTLRESFGPDPVIRYNGYPAADLIGQSDPTLLSSSQTLAAVMGVADEVLPAGMTLEWTDLSFQQVTQGNAAMVVFPLALLLVFLVLAALYESWVMPLAVILIVPMCLLAALFGVWMVGGDNNIFVQVGLVVLMGLACKNAILIVEFARELELQGRDTVSAALEASRLRLRPIIMTSVAFIAGVVPLVLATGAGAEVRNAMGITVFTGMIGVTLFGLLLTPVFYVALRTLAKRFEGKPETAVAESKGSLKGESHE
- a CDS encoding efflux RND transporter periplasmic adaptor subunit produces the protein MQAITFKDAKVTLLGALLLAVMAGCDAQGQDNTAAPPPPEVEVAEVRAEPVTLWGAFSGRVEAPQTVELRPRVSGYIDKVGFEEGELVSEGDVLFVIDPRPYKAREQLAQAELARMRSQLTLASSEAARSAQLWERRAISREEFEQRNAAKTMAQAAVNAAAASLQSAQLDLEYTQVKAPVSGRIGRAQVTRGNLASADATLLSTLVSVDPLYVYFESDQQTAQDNPHGQAVPVRIGLPGGQDFPFEGQLDFVDNQYNSRTGTLQYRAQVANPDGALRPGQFARVEMPVASASAALLVDQKAVMTDQDRRYLYVLDADNRAERRIVETGRRVDGLLVITEGLAAGERVVVNGLQKIAFPGIEVVPQLVDMRRGEAPIVVATAP